Proteins from one Peromyscus eremicus chromosome 8a, PerEre_H2_v1, whole genome shotgun sequence genomic window:
- the Wsb1 gene encoding WD repeat and SOCS box-containing protein 1 isoform X2: MDKYTMIRKLEGHHHDVVACDFSPDGALLATASYDTRVYVWDPHNGDILMEFGHLFPPPTPIFAGGANDRWVRAVSFSHDGLHVASLADDKMVRFWRLEEDCPVQVAPLNNGLCCAFSTDGSVLAAGTHDGSVYFWATPRQVPSLQHLCRMAIRRVMPTQEVQKLPVPSKVLEFLSYRV; encoded by the exons ATGGATAAATACACCATGATAAGGAAACTGGAAGGCCATCACCATGATGTTGTAGCTTGTGACTTTTCTCCTGATGGAGCATTGCTAGCTACTGCATCTTATGATACTCGTGTGTATGTCTGGGATCCACACAATGGAGACATTCTGATGGAATTCGG gcacCTGTTTCCCCCACCTACTCCAATATTTGCTGGAGGAGCAAATGACCGATGGGTACGAGCTGTGTCTTTCAGTCACGATGGACTGCATGTCGCGAGCCTTGCTGATGATAA AATGGTGAGGTTCTGGAGACTCGAGGAGGATTGTCCAGTACAAGTTGCACCCTTGAACAATGGTCTTTGCTGTGCCTTTTCTACTGATGGCAGTGTTTTAGCTGCTGG GACACATGACGGAAGTGTATATTTTTGGGCTACTCCAAGGCAAGTCCCTAGCCTTCAACATTTATGTCGCATGGCAATCCGAAGAGTGATGCCCACCCAAGAAGTCCAGAAGCTTCCGGTTCCTTCCAAAGTTTTGGAGTTTCTCTCCTACCGGGTTTAG
- the Wsb1 gene encoding WD repeat and SOCS box-containing protein 1 isoform X1 has protein sequence MASFPPRVNEKEIVRSRTIGELLAPAAPFDKKCGGENWTVAFAPDGSYFAWSQGYRIVKLVPWSQCLKNFLLHGSKNVTNSSCLKLTRQNSNGGQKNKPPEHIIDCGDIVWSLAFGSSVPEKQSRCVNVEWHRFRFGQDQLLLATGLNNGRIKIWDAYTGKLLLNLVDHIEVVRDLTFAPDGSLILVSASRDKTLRVWDLKDDGNMMKVLRGHQNWVYSCAFSPDSSMLCSVGASKAVFLWNMDKYTMIRKLEGHHHDVVACDFSPDGALLATASYDTRVYVWDPHNGDILMEFGHLFPPPTPIFAGGANDRWVRAVSFSHDGLHVASLADDKMVRFWRLEEDCPVQVAPLNNGLCCAFSTDGSVLAAGTHDGSVYFWATPRQVPSLQHLCRMAIRRVMPTQEVQKLPVPSKVLEFLSYRV, from the exons ATGGCCAGCTTTCCCCCGAGGGTCAACGAGAAAGAGATCG tgAGATCACGTACTATAGGGGAACTTCTAGCTCCGGCAGCTCCTTTTGACAAGAAATGTGGTGGTGAGAACTGGACTGTGGCTTTTGCTCCAGATGGTTCGTACTTTGCATGGTCACAAGGATATCGCATAGTGAAGCTTGTCCCGTGGTCCCAGTGCCTTAAGAACTT TCTTTTACATGGTTCCAAGAATGTTACCAATTCAAGCTGTCTGAAATTGACAAGACAAAATAGTAATGGTGGTCAGAAAAATAAGCCTCCTGAACACATTATAGACTGTGGAGACATAGTCTGGAGTCTTGCTTTTGGGTCTTCAGTTCCAGAAAAACAGAGCCGTTGTGTTAATGTAGAATGGCATCGGTTCAGATTTGGACAAGATCAGCTACTCCTTGCTACAGGATTAAACAATGGTCGCATCAAAATCTGGGATGCATATACAG GAAAACTCCTCCTTAATTTGGTAGACCACATTGAAGTGGTCAGAGACTTAACCTTTGCTCCAGATGGGAGCTTAATACTTGTATCAGCTTCAAGAGACAAAACTCTCAGAGTGTGGGACCTGAAAGATGATG GAAACATGATGAAAGTGTTGCGGGGACATCAGAACTGGGTGTACAGTTGTGCATTCTCTCCCGATTCTtctatgctgtgttcagttggaGCCAGTAAAGCA GTTTTCCTCTGGAATATGGATAAATACACCATGATAAGGAAACTGGAAGGCCATCACCATGATGTTGTAGCTTGTGACTTTTCTCCTGATGGAGCATTGCTAGCTACTGCATCTTATGATACTCGTGTGTATGTCTGGGATCCACACAATGGAGACATTCTGATGGAATTCGG gcacCTGTTTCCCCCACCTACTCCAATATTTGCTGGAGGAGCAAATGACCGATGGGTACGAGCTGTGTCTTTCAGTCACGATGGACTGCATGTCGCGAGCCTTGCTGATGATAA AATGGTGAGGTTCTGGAGACTCGAGGAGGATTGTCCAGTACAAGTTGCACCCTTGAACAATGGTCTTTGCTGTGCCTTTTCTACTGATGGCAGTGTTTTAGCTGCTGG GACACATGACGGAAGTGTATATTTTTGGGCTACTCCAAGGCAAGTCCCTAGCCTTCAACATTTATGTCGCATGGCAATCCGAAGAGTGATGCCCACCCAAGAAGTCCAGAAGCTTCCGGTTCCTTCCAAAGTTTTGGAGTTTCTCTCCTACCGGGTTTAG